A region from the Paludicola sp. MB14-C6 genome encodes:
- the rplL gene encoding 50S ribosomal protein L7/L12: protein MASEKIVKFIDDIKALTVLELNELVKAIEEEFGVSAAAPVMMAGAAPAAAAEEKTEFDVILADAGASKMGVIKLVKEVTGLGLKEAKEMVDNAPKTIKEAISKADAEELKTKLEAAGAKVELK from the coding sequence ATGGCTTCAGAAAAAATCGTGAAATTTATTGATGATATCAAAGCTCTTACAGTATTAGAGCTAAACGAATTAGTGAAAGCAATCGAAGAAGAGTTCGGCGTATCTGCTGCTGCTCCTGTAATGATGGCTGGCGCTGCTCCTGCAGCTGCTGCTGAAGAAAAAACTGAGTTCGACGTTATCCTTGCTGATGCTGGTGCATCTAAAATGGGCGTTATCAAACTAGTTAAAGAAGTTACTGGTCTTGGCCTAAAAGAAGCAAAAGAAATGGTTGACAATGCACCAAAAACTATCAAAGAAGCTATCTCTAAAGCTGATGCTGAAGAGCTAAAAACTAAATTAGAAGCTGCTGGCGCTAAAGTTGAATTGAAATAG
- the rplK gene encoding 50S ribosomal protein L11, whose protein sequence is MAQKVVGYIKLQIPAGKATPAPPVGPALGQHGVNIMSFTKEFNERTKNDIGLIIPVVITVYADRSFSFVTKTPPAAVLIKKACGIESGSGVPNKTKVAKITKEQVKQIAETKMPDLNAANIETAMSMIAGTARSMGIEVVD, encoded by the coding sequence ACAAATTCCTGCTGGAAAAGCTACTCCAGCACCACCAGTTGGTCCTGCATTAGGTCAACATGGTGTTAACATTATGTCATTTACAAAGGAATTTAACGAGCGTACAAAAAATGACATCGGTCTTATCATTCCGGTTGTAATTACTGTTTATGCTGACCGTTCTTTCTCATTTGTAACAAAAACTCCACCAGCTGCAGTTTTAATTAAAAAAGCATGTGGTATTGAGAGTGGCTCAGGTGTGCCAAACAAAACTAAAGTTGCAAAAATCACAAAAGAACAGGTTAAACAAATCGCGGAAACAAAAATGCCTGACTTAAATGCAGCAAACATTGAAACTGCAATGAGCATGATCGCAGGTACTGCGCGCTCAATGGGCATCGAAGTTGTCGATTAA
- the rplA gene encoding 50S ribosomal protein L1: MKHGKKYVDSTKTVDRNKLYDANEALALTVSTAKAKFDETVELHIRLGVDSRHADQQVRGAVVLPNGTGKSVKVLVLCKGENVEAAKAAGAEYVGSDEYVAKIQGEGWMDFDVVIATPDMMGVVGRLGKVLGPRGLMPSPKAGTVTPDVARAVTEAKAGKIEYRLDKTNIIHCPIGKVSFGPEKLEQNLNTLMNAVVKAKPAASKGQYLKSCVVASTMGPGVKVNTAKYGV; the protein is encoded by the coding sequence ATGAAACACGGTAAAAAATATGTTGACAGTACTAAAACTGTTGATCGTAACAAACTATATGATGCTAACGAAGCATTAGCTCTTACTGTTTCTACTGCAAAAGCAAAATTTGACGAAACAGTTGAACTACACATTCGTCTAGGTGTTGACTCTCGTCACGCTGACCAACAAGTTCGTGGTGCTGTTGTATTACCAAACGGTACTGGTAAAAGCGTTAAAGTTTTAGTATTATGCAAAGGCGAAAACGTTGAAGCTGCTAAAGCTGCTGGTGCTGAATATGTTGGTTCTGATGAATACGTTGCTAAAATCCAAGGCGAAGGCTGGATGGATTTCGACGTAGTTATCGCAACTCCTGACATGATGGGCGTTGTTGGACGTTTAGGTAAAGTTTTAGGTCCAAGAGGCTTGATGCCTTCTCCTAAAGCAGGTACTGTTACTCCAGACGTAGCACGTGCTGTTACTGAAGCAAAAGCTGGTAAAATTGAATATCGTTTAGATAAAACTAACATTATTCACTGCCCAATTGGTAAAGTTTCTTTTGGCCCTGAAAAGCTAGAACAAAACTTAAATACTCTAATGAATGCAGTTGTAAAAGCAAAACCAGCAGCATCAAAAGGTCAATACCTAAAATCTTGCGTAGTAGCTTCTACTATGGGACCTGGTGTAAAAGTAAATACTGCTAAATACGGCGTATAG
- the rplJ gene encoding 50S ribosomal protein L10 — MNTLPSANVLESKKQLVVDLTEKLKSATSGVLVDYKGISVADDTALRKEFREAGVEYAVVKNTMLKFAAQNAGLEGLESYLEGTTALAFSTSDAVAPAKVAVKYADKIKKGFDIKAGFMDGQVLNAAKMTEVGKLPSKEQLIGQLLSVLTGNIRGMAVALNAIAEQKESA, encoded by the coding sequence GTGAATACATTGCCAAGTGCAAACGTTCTTGAATCTAAAAAACAACTAGTTGTTGATTTAACTGAAAAGTTAAAGAGTGCAACTTCCGGCGTTTTAGTTGATTACAAAGGTATTAGCGTTGCTGATGATACTGCTCTTCGTAAAGAGTTCAGAGAAGCAGGCGTTGAATATGCTGTTGTAAAAAACACAATGCTAAAATTTGCAGCTCAAAATGCAGGTCTTGAAGGTCTAGAATCTTACCTTGAAGGTACTACTGCATTAGCTTTCAGCACATCTGATGCTGTTGCTCCTGCAAAAGTTGCTGTTAAATACGCTGACAAAATTAAAAAAGGTTTTGATATTAAAGCCGGCTTTATGGATGGTCAAGTATTAAACGCTGCTAAAATGACTGAAGTTGGTAAACTTCCTTCAAAGGAACAACTTATTGGTCAATTACTTTCTGTTCTTACAGGAAATATCCGTGGTATGGCTGTTGCTCTTAACGCTATCGCGGAACAAAAAGAATCTGCATAA